One window of the Chitinophaga niabensis genome contains the following:
- a CDS encoding RagB/SusD family nutrient uptake outer membrane protein, with protein sequence MKKIFLLLMILFFGACTNLDQQFHDRVTPETFYKSKKDILAALYRPFTHARWYLGEDRWNLQEYTADQFAITTKGRHWYNGGENERFHYHRWTPDDGWVWGTWRGTLMGVALALDAKKDLEKLDYTKFALTQADKDDHVNQLNTLIALFYLRGLDYFGGLPIFTSLEGESLPRKTDLETFTHIETLLKEAILKLPKKKVTDKEEGALRQAAAATLLARLYFNAEAYINKPMFAEAKKLCQDILAKQYGEYSLDPTWFGMHTFTNDKSPEIIWSIPSEFNKLQYDWFFSVFYHYNTAKYFDIDGGLNNGGHLQPSLTPTGAQYSAQYKLGSPFEKFNNADLRKKPYKYLGGGKYEGMFIYGPHLTPAGDVIVGGEEYKNLPMVFVDQVGRFSEVGPGKRYASIADLPSKMSEGEENTGVRIVKVPIPNNTDKTLRWGADNPAIRLTEVQYMLAECLMREGDKGGAATLINTVRKRNFTGGVDPDPVTVANLDEYRMLAEWGTEFLAEGRRRTDLIRWKKFTSDSWWDHTPSDAHYNRFPVPTQAISGNNNLKQNDGY encoded by the coding sequence ATGAAAAAGATATTCTTATTGTTAATGATACTCTTCTTCGGAGCCTGCACAAACCTGGATCAGCAGTTCCACGACAGGGTAACACCGGAAACATTCTATAAAAGCAAAAAAGATATTCTCGCTGCACTCTATCGCCCCTTTACCCATGCACGCTGGTATTTGGGAGAAGACAGATGGAACCTGCAGGAATATACAGCAGATCAGTTTGCCATTACCACTAAAGGCCGCCACTGGTACAATGGAGGAGAGAACGAACGTTTCCATTATCACCGCTGGACGCCGGATGATGGATGGGTTTGGGGAACATGGCGTGGAACCCTCATGGGTGTTGCATTGGCCCTGGATGCTAAAAAGGACCTGGAGAAACTGGACTACACTAAATTTGCCTTAACACAGGCAGATAAAGATGATCATGTGAACCAACTGAACACCCTCATTGCACTCTTCTATCTGAGAGGGCTGGATTATTTCGGCGGGCTGCCCATTTTCACATCGCTGGAAGGAGAATCCCTTCCGCGTAAAACAGACCTGGAAACTTTCACGCATATCGAAACATTGCTGAAAGAAGCAATACTGAAACTGCCGAAGAAGAAAGTAACGGATAAAGAAGAAGGAGCATTAAGACAAGCCGCCGCTGCTACTTTGCTGGCAAGGCTGTACTTCAATGCAGAAGCCTACATCAATAAACCCATGTTTGCAGAAGCAAAGAAACTCTGCCAGGATATACTCGCCAAACAATACGGCGAATACAGTTTAGATCCCACCTGGTTTGGCATGCATACTTTTACAAACGACAAATCACCTGAGATCATCTGGTCTATTCCTTCTGAATTCAACAAGCTGCAATACGACTGGTTCTTCAGTGTGTTCTATCACTACAATACAGCCAAGTATTTTGATATAGATGGAGGGCTTAACAATGGCGGGCATCTTCAACCTTCTCTCACACCAACCGGTGCGCAATATTCTGCGCAATACAAATTGGGTTCTCCATTTGAGAAGTTCAACAATGCAGACCTTCGCAAAAAGCCATACAAGTATTTAGGCGGCGGAAAATATGAAGGCATGTTCATTTACGGCCCTCACTTAACACCTGCCGGTGACGTGATTGTTGGAGGAGAGGAATATAAAAACCTGCCCATGGTATTTGTGGACCAGGTTGGCCGTTTCTCTGAAGTTGGCCCTGGTAAACGTTATGCCAGCATTGCTGACCTGCCTTCCAAAATGTCTGAAGGAGAAGAGAACACCGGTGTGCGCATTGTAAAGGTGCCTATCCCGAACAACACTGATAAAACCCTCCGCTGGGGAGCAGACAATCCTGCTATCCGCCTTACGGAAGTTCAATACATGCTGGCAGAATGCCTGATGCGTGAAGGAGATAAAGGTGGCGCTGCTACATTGATCAATACCGTACGGAAAAGGAACTTTACAGGCGGTGTAGATCCTGACCCTGTTACTGTAGCTAACCTGGATGAATACCGCATGCTGGCCGAATGGGGAACAGAGTTCCTGGCTGAAGGCCGTCGCAGAACGGATCTGATCCGCTGGAAGAAATTCACCTCAGATTCCTGGTGGGACCATACACCATCTGACGCACATTACAACAGATTCCCGGTGCCAACGCAGGCCATATCAGGGAATAATAACCTGAAACAGAACGATGGATACTAA
- a CDS encoding DinB family protein, protein MQKTEWFKRKFPLIEDNGILPSIIERLRGTPARIEEITRELDPALLTLKEDDKWSIKEQIGHLSDVESLWIGRLDDLINGLAELRVADLTNQRTHTANHNAADIKTLQQGFREQRLEFVNKLSRLKNEQLHNTALHPRLKTPMRIIDLAYFVAEHDDHHLASVREIIAK, encoded by the coding sequence ATGCAAAAAACAGAATGGTTCAAAAGAAAATTCCCCCTGATCGAAGACAATGGAATTTTGCCTTCTATTATTGAGCGGTTGAGAGGTACGCCTGCAAGGATCGAGGAAATCACCAGGGAACTCGACCCCGCTTTACTGACTTTAAAAGAGGATGATAAATGGAGTATCAAGGAACAAATAGGGCATCTCTCCGATGTTGAGTCTTTATGGATCGGCAGGCTGGATGATCTCATCAACGGTTTAGCAGAACTAAGGGTGGCAGATCTCACCAATCAAAGAACCCATACGGCCAACCACAATGCCGCGGATATAAAAACATTGCAACAGGGGTTCAGGGAACAAAGACTAGAGTTTGTGAACAAGCTGAGCCGTCTGAAGAATGAACAATTGCATAACACCGCTTTACATCCCCGTTTAAAAACGCCTATGCGGATCATTGATCTCGCCTATTTTGTTGCGGAACATGATGATCATCACCTGGCGAGTGTCCGGGAGATCATTGCAAAATAA
- a CDS encoding DUF1801 domain-containing protein: MASDKDIITFLSSYDEKVTSDALLLRKLLFANLPDIEEQIDLPAKMIGYCYGQKYAELICMLIPSKKGLKLSFNRGSSLPDPDKLLQGTGKISRYVEIKGEEEINSPQLKRLLAAALEAYHARK, encoded by the coding sequence ATGGCAAGTGATAAAGATATAATCACCTTCTTATCATCTTATGATGAGAAAGTAACTTCCGATGCATTGCTACTTCGCAAGCTATTATTTGCAAACCTCCCGGACATAGAGGAACAAATAGACCTGCCCGCGAAAATGATCGGCTATTGCTATGGCCAGAAGTATGCAGAATTAATATGTATGCTCATTCCTTCAAAGAAAGGCCTGAAGCTAAGCTTCAACAGAGGTAGCAGTCTGCCGGATCCTGATAAGCTGTTACAGGGAACAGGAAAGATCTCCCGGTATGTAGAAATAAAAGGAGAAGAAGAGATAAATTCCCCACAACTTAAAAGACTGTTGGCTGCCGCCCTGGAAGCCTACCACGCACGTAAATAA
- a CDS encoding DUF1266 domain-containing protein, with amino-acid sequence MDQQNMEQYWNYLRSMGLSEEAIEMYKKQVDLTSNWAGQLNQFSQNMQQFNQLFTGDDADAEGDDQPTELLLNDNTQLTKEQQWAIGCGADVAFTNEQFLNDLTTGLGKQTCRQLLSEWWDIDSTEELEEMIAWLKESGHRMEYDLIWQALNTVSVKESKAFLREHVIANKLEEQTVMEHMRNTRDALELFREKALIDPVAQPEMLIWDYARIINLSRGGFDAGYFTREQALEHIMEVVPAIKRVYVSWKHLSISYQFARCVWNGVDEDEFEVFRKNMELLLTDPRSPWVTLAW; translated from the coding sequence ATGGACCAGCAAAACATGGAACAGTATTGGAATTACCTGCGCAGCATGGGACTGAGCGAAGAGGCCATCGAAATGTATAAAAAACAGGTCGACCTTACCAGTAACTGGGCTGGCCAGCTAAACCAGTTCTCCCAGAACATGCAGCAGTTCAATCAGCTCTTTACAGGAGATGACGCAGATGCGGAAGGAGACGATCAACCAACAGAACTGCTCTTAAATGATAATACACAACTAACGAAAGAACAACAATGGGCAATAGGCTGCGGTGCCGATGTAGCTTTCACAAATGAACAATTCCTGAACGACCTCACTACCGGGCTCGGCAAACAAACCTGCCGTCAATTGCTCTCCGAATGGTGGGATATAGATAGTACAGAAGAGTTAGAAGAAATGATCGCATGGTTGAAAGAAAGCGGCCACCGCATGGAATACGATCTGATCTGGCAGGCCCTTAATACCGTATCTGTAAAAGAAAGCAAAGCCTTCTTGCGGGAGCATGTGATCGCCAATAAACTGGAGGAACAAACCGTAATGGAACATATGCGCAACACCCGCGATGCGCTGGAACTCTTCAGAGAAAAAGCACTCATAGACCCTGTTGCCCAACCCGAAATGCTCATATGGGACTATGCCCGGATCATTAACCTCAGCAGGGGAGGATTCGATGCAGGCTATTTCACACGGGAACAAGCCCTGGAACACATCATGGAAGTAGTGCCCGCTATCAAAAGAGTATACGTTTCCTGGAAACATCTCTCTATATCCTACCAGTTTGCACGTTGTGTATGGAACGGTGTGGATGAAGATGAATTTGAAGTGTTCAGAAAGAATATGGAGTTGTTGTTGACGGATCCGCGGAGTCCCTGGGTGACGTTGGCATGGTAA
- a CDS encoding DUF4262 domain-containing protein — MSIPEQDKQRILQDIEQHGCHLILIEADNYLPAFVYSIGLYQKFGHPEIICFGMEINLMASLINEACAMIQNGEKLEVNKAYPDFLEGYPIQFLQVDKDFYQNYLGYGGRFYGSFDFPALQLVWPDKGSNFPWNENFNPNWKFKQPLLDRNTDFKFYEERNLGVFTTKQVLEGDPILYVSHDSDGDWQFHGSANADLEDAKIICMEDITRLDPSVNQIYHLQYGWNAWRQDINSDWEYEEGEEEEEEETE, encoded by the coding sequence ATGAGCATACCGGAACAAGACAAACAACGCATCCTCCAGGATATTGAGCAACATGGCTGCCACCTCATTCTGATAGAAGCTGATAACTATCTGCCGGCATTTGTATATTCAATTGGTCTTTACCAGAAATTCGGGCACCCGGAAATAATTTGTTTCGGTATGGAAATAAATTTAATGGCATCGCTTATTAATGAGGCCTGTGCAATGATCCAAAATGGGGAAAAGCTGGAAGTAAACAAGGCCTATCCTGATTTCCTGGAAGGCTATCCTATCCAGTTCCTGCAGGTTGATAAGGATTTTTACCAGAATTACCTGGGTTATGGTGGCAGATTCTACGGGTCATTTGATTTCCCCGCCCTTCAACTTGTCTGGCCGGATAAAGGAAGCAACTTTCCCTGGAATGAAAACTTTAACCCCAACTGGAAATTCAAACAACCATTGCTGGACAGGAATACAGACTTCAAATTTTATGAAGAAAGAAACCTGGGTGTTTTTACAACAAAACAAGTACTGGAAGGCGATCCCATATTATATGTTTCTCATGATAGTGATGGCGACTGGCAATTCCACGGCAGTGCAAATGCTGATCTGGAAGATGCTAAAATTATATGTATGGAAGACATCACCCGGCTTGACCCTTCCGTCAATCAGATCTATCATTTACAATACGGCTGGAATGCCTGGCGGCAGGATATAAATTCCGACTGGGAATATGAGGAAGGTGAAGAGGAAGAAGAGGAGGAAACGGAATAA
- a CDS encoding helix-turn-helix domain-containing protein, protein MLFLHNILLLGTIQGFIISGLLFFTGPRHLHTRIFGWLMLLVTLNCLSQYLYEDQWVQANPLARLLADLIPLVLPMSFGPLILFYTRAYADPQFRISRKQRWHFAPVIIDLVPYLTAWIFIIGFFSGLVRSGPGPWGYFMDGWNHYADIPRWMSITSYLFYAWRMKKDIRWLKHFLSGFLIFQLIWLAYLIPYIIQPAWWNNIPWFPVFIPLVILIYWMGFNGFLQSRKGKQAAAKPAILPEQTVQEAIALLTSAMETDKLYLNPELNLSMLMQHTGLPQKTISAVLNQHLHKSFNEYINTYRIEAFKSRVREEDTSQLTIAGIAKECGFSSQATFQRIFKQQTGMVPSAYLKNTTHRWI, encoded by the coding sequence ATGTTATTCCTGCATAACATACTACTATTGGGAACAATCCAGGGGTTCATCATCTCCGGCCTTTTGTTCTTCACCGGCCCACGTCATTTGCATACCCGCATTTTCGGATGGCTTATGCTGCTGGTAACCCTCAATTGCCTTAGTCAATATCTCTACGAAGATCAATGGGTACAGGCTAATCCCCTCGCACGTTTACTGGCCGATCTTATTCCCCTTGTCCTCCCCATGTCCTTCGGCCCCCTGATCCTGTTTTACACCAGGGCATATGCAGACCCACAATTCAGGATCAGCAGAAAGCAACGCTGGCATTTTGCTCCTGTGATCATAGACCTTGTTCCTTACCTCACTGCCTGGATCTTTATTATTGGTTTCTTCAGCGGACTGGTCAGGAGCGGTCCGGGCCCCTGGGGATACTTCATGGACGGGTGGAATCATTATGCGGATATTCCACGCTGGATGTCCATCACTAGTTATTTGTTTTATGCCTGGCGAATGAAGAAAGACATCAGGTGGCTCAAACATTTCCTGAGTGGGTTTTTAATATTCCAGCTGATCTGGCTGGCCTACCTTATTCCTTATATCATCCAACCAGCCTGGTGGAACAACATCCCCTGGTTCCCTGTATTTATTCCGCTGGTGATACTGATCTATTGGATGGGGTTCAATGGTTTCCTGCAATCACGAAAAGGAAAACAGGCGGCTGCAAAGCCTGCCATCTTACCGGAGCAAACCGTTCAGGAAGCAATTGCCCTATTAACCAGTGCCATGGAAACAGACAAACTCTATTTAAACCCGGAACTTAATCTTTCCATGTTGATGCAACATACCGGGCTTCCGCAGAAAACCATTTCCGCTGTACTCAATCAACACCTGCACAAAAGCTTTAACGAGTATATCAACACCTACCGGATAGAAGCATTTAAAAGCAGGGTCCGGGAAGAGGATACCTCACAGCTCACTATCGCTGGGATCGCAAAGGAATGTGGCTTCAGTTCACAGGCTACCTTCCAGCGGATTTTCAAACAACAGACAGGTATGGTGCCCTCTGCCTACCTGAAAAATACTACTCATCGCTGGATTTGA
- a CDS encoding S41 family peptidase, which translates to MKRILLLCLFFYPLTGAIAQYSKADLQKDLSYAEKALRETHPGLFRYQTKQQFDSTLAVTYAQLKDSMSLRDFYKVMSGLISSIRCAHTVIIPKSNWADTLRTARFYFPFQIFFIGGEPILIINRSRNEEISPGAVLLKIDGRPIMDIVNEIFSHLFADGFNETLKYRQIHNLLFSYYYNAFISQADSFNIEYRNQQGQVKKVTLPSVSVAEAEKNMRANPVNKQIMEGIRKEPKVKFDARNFRINKRKGIATIQLRAFFGGKTSKEADQKLGEFMNECITKANKQQIRHLVIDLRNNAGGYDSQGQELLSWLIHQPVQYYKSMHTITNNSPFLEKSGISKEELKELAKGKLLIPQPDSTFLVTEQANPTLAILQPKPNAYKGNVYFVTNGATGSATAEFTAVAHHLKVGTFIGEETGGNYTGGNGAEFVGLTLPVTKMRLNIPLVYYRNAVDEPREKGRGTMPDHEVSYTFQDLLTGVDTQLEFVYRLIEGKK; encoded by the coding sequence ATGAAGCGCATCTTACTCCTTTGTTTATTTTTTTACCCGCTGACGGGAGCTATCGCACAATACAGCAAGGCAGATTTGCAAAAAGACCTCAGTTACGCAGAGAAAGCATTAAGGGAAACACATCCCGGATTATTCAGGTACCAGACAAAACAGCAGTTCGACAGTACCCTCGCCGTCACCTATGCACAGCTCAAAGACAGCATGAGCCTCAGGGACTTTTACAAGGTAATGTCCGGCCTTATTTCCAGTATTCGTTGTGCCCATACCGTTATTATCCCTAAATCCAACTGGGCGGATACGCTTCGTACTGCCCGGTTCTATTTCCCATTCCAGATTTTTTTCATAGGAGGAGAACCTATCCTGATCATTAACCGTTCCAGGAATGAGGAGATCAGTCCCGGAGCAGTACTGTTAAAAATAGATGGCCGGCCGATCATGGATATAGTGAATGAAATTTTCAGCCATCTTTTTGCGGATGGCTTTAATGAAACCCTGAAATACCGGCAGATCCATAACCTCCTGTTTTCCTATTATTACAATGCCTTCATCTCCCAGGCAGATTCCTTTAACATTGAATACCGTAACCAGCAAGGCCAGGTAAAAAAGGTGACCCTCCCTTCAGTAAGTGTAGCAGAAGCAGAAAAAAACATGCGGGCGAACCCGGTAAATAAACAGATCATGGAAGGCATCCGTAAAGAACCTAAGGTGAAATTTGATGCCAGGAATTTTCGCATCAATAAGAGAAAAGGTATCGCAACAATTCAGCTACGTGCGTTTTTTGGAGGGAAAACAAGCAAAGAAGCGGATCAGAAACTGGGAGAATTCATGAATGAATGTATCACTAAAGCGAATAAGCAGCAGATCCGGCACCTGGTAATAGACCTCCGGAATAATGCCGGCGGATATGATTCCCAGGGCCAGGAATTACTGAGCTGGCTCATTCATCAACCGGTGCAGTATTATAAAAGCATGCACACCATCACCAACAATTCCCCCTTCCTCGAAAAGTCCGGCATATCCAAAGAAGAACTGAAAGAACTTGCAAAAGGAAAACTCTTAATACCGCAACCAGATAGTACCTTCCTCGTAACAGAACAGGCCAATCCCACTTTAGCCATCCTGCAACCCAAGCCGAATGCATACAAGGGAAATGTTTACTTTGTTACCAATGGCGCTACAGGTTCTGCCACAGCAGAGTTTACCGCAGTAGCCCATCATCTTAAAGTAGGAACATTTATCGGAGAAGAAACAGGAGGGAATTATACAGGAGGAAATGGAGCCGAATTTGTTGGCCTTACTTTACCTGTAACCAAAATGCGTTTGAATATCCCGCTTGTATACTACCGTAATGCAGTGGATGAACCCAGGGAAAAGGGCAGGGGTACAATGCCAGATCATGAGGTATCCTATACCTTTCAGGATCTCTTAACAGGGGTGGATACGCAGTTGGAGTTTGTGTATAGATTGATTGAAGGCAAAAAATAA
- a CDS encoding arylsulfatase: MMMKLFVLTSILMISAVSLQAQKKPNIVFILADDLGYGDLGVYGQTKIKTPNIDRLAKKGMRFTRFYAGTSVCAPSRSALLTGQHTGHTYIRGNKEIQPEGQEPLADTVQSYALLLQQAGYTTGAFGKWGLGMTGTTGAPDKKGFDVFFGYNCQRQSHRYYPTHLWSNNEKVPLTGNDLTQKNIYAPTLIQEKTLAFIEDNKNKPFFLFVPSVLPHAELSGPEDQYYKQYENSFEETPHKGNDYGPKALVPGYASVVKPRATYAAMVSRLDAYVGQILDKLEALGLAGNTIVIFSSDNGSHQEGGADPVFFNSSGGLRGNKRDLYEGGIKTPFIVKWPGKVKAGSESNFIGAFWDLMPTFVEIAGAPAPKYTDGVSFLPTLLGKGKQAQHTYLYWEFHESGGRQALRMGNWKGVKYNVKDSNAQLELYDLSKDPKEQHDIAAAHPAVLKQMNDYIKAAHTESTVFPLIK, from the coding sequence ATGATGATGAAACTCTTTGTACTGACAAGCATATTGATGATATCCGCCGTTTCCTTACAGGCACAAAAAAAGCCCAATATCGTTTTTATCCTTGCGGATGACCTGGGATATGGTGATCTTGGTGTATACGGACAAACAAAGATCAAAACACCAAATATAGACCGCCTCGCTAAAAAGGGCATGCGATTTACCCGCTTCTATGCAGGTACTTCTGTATGCGCGCCTTCCCGTTCTGCTTTGCTGACAGGGCAGCATACCGGGCATACTTATATCCGTGGTAATAAGGAGATTCAGCCGGAAGGGCAGGAACCTCTGGCAGATACCGTGCAGAGTTATGCTTTGCTTTTACAACAGGCAGGTTATACTACAGGAGCCTTTGGCAAATGGGGTTTAGGTATGACAGGCACTACCGGTGCGCCGGATAAAAAAGGCTTTGATGTTTTCTTTGGCTACAACTGCCAGCGGCAATCACATCGTTATTATCCTACACATCTCTGGAGCAATAATGAGAAAGTACCGCTGACCGGCAATGATCTTACACAAAAGAATATCTACGCACCCACATTGATACAGGAAAAAACGCTGGCCTTTATTGAGGATAACAAGAATAAACCTTTCTTCCTCTTTGTTCCCAGTGTATTGCCGCATGCAGAACTCTCAGGGCCGGAAGATCAGTATTACAAACAGTACGAAAACAGTTTTGAGGAAACTCCACATAAAGGCAATGATTACGGACCGAAAGCATTGGTACCAGGTTATGCATCTGTTGTCAAACCACGTGCTACTTATGCAGCTATGGTATCCCGTTTAGATGCTTATGTAGGGCAGATACTGGATAAACTGGAAGCGCTCGGTTTAGCCGGCAATACGATCGTTATTTTCAGCAGTGACAACGGTTCACATCAGGAAGGCGGTGCAGATCCTGTATTCTTCAACAGTTCCGGTGGCCTGCGTGGTAACAAACGGGACCTGTATGAAGGAGGTATCAAAACACCTTTCATTGTAAAATGGCCGGGGAAAGTAAAAGCAGGGAGCGAAAGTAATTTCATCGGGGCCTTCTGGGACCTGATGCCTACGTTTGTGGAGATTGCAGGTGCACCGGCTCCTAAATATACAGATGGTGTTTCCTTTCTCCCTACCCTACTGGGGAAAGGTAAACAGGCACAGCATACTTACCTCTACTGGGAGTTTCATGAAAGCGGCGGGCGACAGGCTTTGCGGATGGGGAACTGGAAGGGTGTGAAGTACAATGTGAAAGATAGCAATGCGCAGCTGGAGTTATATGATCTGAGTAAAGACCCAAAAGAGCAGCATGATATTGCGGCAGCGCATCCTGCGGTACTGAAGCAGATGAATGATTATATTAAGGCAGCGCATACGGAGAGTACGGTGTTTCCTTTGATAAAATAG
- a CDS encoding RagB/SusD family nutrient uptake outer membrane protein produces the protein MPPRLTRSTSVIPEYYYFYPLPSNQIVLNPNLVQNPQWK, from the coding sequence ATGCCACCGCGTTTGACGAGATCTACCAGTGTCATCCCGGAATATTATTATTTTTATCCGCTTCCATCAAACCAGATTGTACTGAACCCGAACTTAGTTCAAAATCCACAGTGGAAATAA
- a CDS encoding zinc-ribbon domain-containing protein gives MLPIILGTKQIPIDTENLLLNCPSCNSHQFSDILVSSQYFHLYYLPVIPIDKDAYSICNKCGYQRSFEFSRKFVQENSIQAKKFRHPAFTYSGILIIIVMIIFIIIAN, from the coding sequence ATGCTTCCGATTATCCTTGGAACCAAACAGATACCTATTGATACGGAGAACCTGTTATTGAACTGCCCTTCCTGCAACTCACATCAGTTCTCCGATATTTTAGTTTCTTCGCAATACTTCCACCTGTATTATCTTCCGGTAATTCCCATAGATAAGGATGCATATTCCATCTGCAATAAATGCGGTTATCAAAGATCATTTGAGTTTTCCAGGAAATTCGTGCAGGAGAATTCTATTCAGGCAAAGAAGTTCAGGCATCCTGCATTTACTTACTCCGGTATATTGATCATAATAGTTATGATCATTTTTATAATCATAGCAAATTAA
- a CDS encoding SPFH domain-containing protein yields MEKIIKPMSGYLAFVLSILVFFLGIYIIVLATETPGLSWLAVILFILFIFIAKGIMIVNPNHSRVLTFFGEYVGSVKQNGLLWVNPLYRSQNISLRANNLNGQTLKVNDKMGNPIEIAAVIVWQVKDTYKAAFEVEGFHQYVQIQSEAAVRHLAVSCPYEHMEGAPDQLTLRDGGEKVNDMLEKELNERLSPAGIHVLEARISHLAYSPEIAGAMLQRQQATAIVAARSKIVEGAVGMVEMALEMLSQKQIVTLDEERKATMVSNLLVVLCGEKGAQPVLNTGSLYQ; encoded by the coding sequence ATGGAAAAGATCATTAAGCCGATGTCTGGCTACCTCGCGTTCGTATTATCTATTCTTGTTTTCTTCCTGGGTATTTACATAATTGTATTAGCTACGGAAACACCAGGTTTGTCGTGGCTTGCCGTGATACTTTTTATCCTCTTCATCTTTATCGCCAAAGGTATCATGATCGTTAACCCTAACCACTCCCGGGTGCTTACCTTCTTTGGAGAGTATGTGGGCAGCGTTAAACAGAATGGTCTTTTATGGGTGAACCCGCTCTACCGTTCACAGAACATTTCATTGCGGGCCAATAACCTGAACGGGCAGACATTGAAGGTGAATGATAAGATGGGTAACCCGATTGAGATAGCTGCGGTGATCGTTTGGCAGGTGAAGGATACTTACAAGGCTGCCTTTGAAGTAGAGGGTTTTCATCAATATGTACAGATACAGAGTGAAGCGGCAGTTCGTCACCTGGCGGTAAGCTGTCCGTATGAACATATGGAAGGTGCTCCGGACCAGCTGACCTTAAGGGATGGTGGTGAAAAGGTGAATGATATGCTGGAAAAGGAATTGAATGAAAGGCTTTCCCCTGCGGGTATTCATGTATTGGAAGCACGCATCAGCCATCTCGCCTATTCCCCTGAAATTGCAGGTGCCATGTTACAGCGTCAGCAGGCAACAGCTATTGTTGCTGCAAGGTCTAAGATTGTGGAAGGTGCTGTGGGCATGGTGGAAATGGCATTGGAGATGTTGTCTCAGAAACAGATAGTTACCCTGGATGAAGAACGGAAGGCTACGATGGTGAGCAATTTATTAGTAGTATTGTGTGGTGAGAAAGGCGCTCAACCAGTTCTGAACACCGGATCCTTATATCAATAA
- a CDS encoding RNA polymerase sigma factor, translated as MYNSYSDEQLLSLLKDGDIAAFNMIYDRYSRPLYLYILSKTDRGETSKDLLQDLFATLWEKRFTLDIHLSLRSYLYQSVRHKIIDLYRKDSTYRKYLQQLIEHFDAQPHNISETYDYKAKASEVFEAINRLPARMKEIFMLSRFENLSIEQIASRLDLSQQTVKNQITKALKILRTHYTQTDLLVVAAILTIL; from the coding sequence ATGTACAATAGCTATTCAGACGAGCAATTGTTATCCCTTTTAAAAGATGGCGATATCGCAGCGTTCAATATGATCTATGACCGCTACAGCCGTCCATTATACCTTTACATCCTCAGCAAAACAGACCGTGGAGAAACCAGCAAAGACCTGCTGCAGGACCTGTTTGCCACCCTCTGGGAGAAACGTTTCACCTTAGATATCCATTTGTCTTTACGCTCTTACTTATACCAGTCTGTACGCCACAAGATCATCGATCTCTACCGCAAGGACAGTACCTACCGCAAATATCTCCAGCAACTGATCGAACACTTTGACGCACAACCACATAACATCTCCGAAACCTACGATTACAAAGCCAAAGCCAGCGAAGTCTTCGAAGCCATCAACCGCCTTCCTGCCCGCATGAAAGAAATATTCATGCTCAGCCGTTTCGAAAACCTGAGCATAGAACAGATCGCCTCCCGCCTGGACCTCTCCCAACAAACCGTGAAGAACCAGATCACCAAAGCCCTGAAGATCCTCCGCACTCATTACACCCAGACAGACCTGTTGGTAGTAGCCGCTATTCTCACTATACTTTAA